From Paenibacillus sp. FSL H8-0537:
AGTACCGCAAGCTCAAAGTGTATACCGTAGGTAATTTCCCTCAGAACGACTCGAAGGAAGTTATAGCAGAAATCAACAAATATTTGAAAGAGAAAATTAATGCCGAGATCGACTTTCAAGGACTACCTTGGTCCACCTGGTCGGAAAAGATGGCGCTGGCCTACCAGTCCGGTGAACAAGTGGACTTGACCTTTGCTCCGAACTGGGCTGATTTTGCCAATAATGTATCTAAAGGGGCTTTCCTCCCGCTCGACGATCTGTTAGCCCAATACGGACAAGGAATTACAGAGACGCTGGATCCCCGTTTTCTTGACGGCGGCAAAGTAGATGATAAAATCTACGCCATTCCAACCAATAAAGAAATTGGTGAAAGCCATACGATTATGTTTAGGAAGGATCTAGTAGATAAATATGGATTTGATGTCAACTCGATCAATACGCTGGAGGATCTGGAGCCATGGCTTCAAACGATTAAGGATAAGGAGCCTGGCATTGCTCCAATCTGGCTTTCTGGCAGCGGCTCCGATACACTTGGTTATTTCGACAAAACAAGGCCGAGTGTGGAGGAAAACTTTCGCTACGAGCTCGTAGCGGGTGCGCCTGCCGGAATCGTGCTGGACACGAAAACAGACAAGATGATCATCAGCTCTATGGAGTCCGATATGGCTATTTATCGAATGAGACTTTACAGTGACTGGTTTAAGAAGGGGTACATTAACCAAGATGCTGCAACAACCAAAACGAGTGCCGAAGACGCGCTGAAGGCTGGGAAAACATGGATGAAGTTTGGGTCCGATAAACCGGATTCCGACAAAGAGGATTCCATTGCTACGGGTATTGAGCTCGTCAAGCTTAAAGGGAACGATCCCGAGATCAGCACGGCTAGCGTTAGCAACTCCATGATGGCAATAGGGCGTACATCTATCGATCCGGAGCGGACAATGATGCTGCTGAATCTTTTGCATACCGATAAGAAACTAATCAATCTGATTGACTTCGGTGTGGAAAACCGGCAATATGTCAAGGTAGAAGGAAAGGATAATTTCATTAAGCTGCCGGATGGCGTGGCTACCCGTACGGATACGGGATGGGCTCCGGGCATCGAGTGGATGTTCGGCAATCAGACACTCACTTATTTGTGGGAAGGAGAAAGCGCTGACAAATGGGAGAAGTTCAAGGCCTATAATGAGAAATCTCATAAGGTGAAGTCATTCGGCTTTAACTTTAATACGGTTCCCGTCAAAACAGAAGTGTCTGTCGTCAGCAATATTATTAAGGAATATCGCCCATTGCTTGAAACGGGAAGCTTGGACGCAGACAAGGTATTGGCTGAATACAACGGAAAGTTACAAGCTAACGGTATCGAGAACATCCGCGCCGAAGTTCAAAAGCAGTACGATGAATGGAAAACGAAGCAAAAATAAGCAGGCAAAGGGGGAGACTGATGAGGTCTTTCCCCTTTTGTGCCTCACAGGCGTTAATAGGATAGGAAAAGGAGAGAAACTGTGAAATTATCTTTACAATTTAAAGTAAGCGCTCTCGTTCTGCTTCTAGTGACGCCTATTTTTCTTTTTTTATACTACACTAACATTTATTCTACAAACATTGTTCGGGAGAAAGTCGCAAAATCTGCATCGGATACACTGACCCTTCACTTAGGTGCTCTTGATGAATTGCTAGAGCAGACGAGTACTTATTTACTTCGTACGTCAAACGAGAGCATGCTGCTGGAGCTATACTCGGAAAGTGATCCGGAAAGTGTTAATTATTATTTATCCATACGAAAATTAATGGATCAATGGTATAGCGATGTCAGCTATTACTCCAGTATTCGCAGCGTGTTTGTGTATCACCTTGATAGGGATGAACTCTTCCTCAGCAGCCAAAAAGAGTATTACAAGGAGAAGGACGCCATTCGTTCCGGACTGTCTTCCCAGCTGAAGACCTTCAAGCTTCCGACTTCCTTGAAGTGGGAAATCGTTACCGTCGGAGGTGAGCCGGTCTTGTTTAAGGTGCTGCCTGATAAAAGTGGGAGGCTGCTCATCGGTGTACTTGTCAGCATTGACTCATTAGCACAGCCTTTAACCCAATTGGAGTCTGTCAGTAGCGACGAAAAGATCGGCATTATATCCAAGGATGGCAATTTGCTATGGGGGCAATTCTCAAAGGAGGATCTTGCCTTGCTCCGCAGTAAGTTGAATGATCAATCGAATCATGCTAGTGCATCCATACGCCTCAATGATGGGAGCAGCTACTTGTTTGTAGACAAACCGTCCATTTTCTCGGATCTCAACGTATTCATT
This genomic window contains:
- a CDS encoding ABC transporter substrate-binding protein — translated: MKKIKGWGTALAWLTVTMLAISGCSSNSSSTNTPSVDPASTSKTSGDSESGNPDISKYRKLKVYTVGNFPQNDSKEVIAEINKYLKEKINAEIDFQGLPWSTWSEKMALAYQSGEQVDLTFAPNWADFANNVSKGAFLPLDDLLAQYGQGITETLDPRFLDGGKVDDKIYAIPTNKEIGESHTIMFRKDLVDKYGFDVNSINTLEDLEPWLQTIKDKEPGIAPIWLSGSGSDTLGYFDKTRPSVEENFRYELVAGAPAGIVLDTKTDKMIISSMESDMAIYRMRLYSDWFKKGYINQDAATTKTSAEDALKAGKTWMKFGSDKPDSDKEDSIATGIELVKLKGNDPEISTASVSNSMMAIGRTSIDPERTMMLLNLLHTDKKLINLIDFGVENRQYVKVEGKDNFIKLPDGVATRTDTGWAPGIEWMFGNQTLTYLWEGESADKWEKFKAYNEKSHKVKSFGFNFNTVPVKTEVSVVSNIIKEYRPLLETGSLDADKVLAEYNGKLQANGIENIRAEVQKQYDEWKTKQK